Genomic DNA from Fundulus heteroclitus isolate FHET01 unplaced genomic scaffold, MU-UCD_Fhet_4.1 scaffold_49, whole genome shotgun sequence:
ttgaggaaaataaaagggTAGCTTCTCCCAACGCACGTTAAACCAGTGTGTCCACACTTTGCTGATGCTCTGTACAAGCATCCAAGTTGAGGCGTTGGATGCCTTTTTGATGCTCAACTCGTGTTTGGTCTGAATGCAGCATTACGTTTCTCTTTccactgtctgtctgtcttctatCTCACTGACAGTCTTCTGTCTCCTCAGCAGGGACAGTTCGGGTTCAGGACCAACCGAAGGACATCAAgaccagcagcagctccactgaaTTGTCTCCTTTGATACCTTATCAATCCATCTGATCATCATTTGTTGATTCATCTTTGATCATTGATCCAATCTGTCTTTGGATCAGAGAGAAAATCTCAGTGAAGGTTCTGACGGATGAAGAGAGGACACTTCATTAGCTACCACTGTAGCTACTGTGTACTGTGATAGAGGTCTCACCCTGTAGGAAACCTTCCAGAAGCTCCACCATGGAGAATGCTTCCTTAacaggaggaagagaagaagCCAATTTGGAGGAGAACTCCaagcagacagaaacaggagATGTCAGCTGTTGTATAGATTCTTACATTATTGTTTCAACATCAGGATGAAACTACAGATGATCCAATCTGGTTGACCTGAGTGGAAGAAGTGGAGGGTCTTCATATTTTCACCGTTCTGGGTCACTTTTGAAGGATTCGTTGATGTTTAATCCTGGCGAACCTCCTCAGTTGTCTAACGTTACCAGTGTGACAAACAGATCAACCTGTATGTTGCACTGCATCCcaaccaaacattttatagATTTAGTGAACTCCTCCATCAGGTTCTGACAGATCTGTCCTTGGGAATTGAACAGCTGTCTTCTCCAGGTAACTTTAACTGGGTCTTAGCTGTAGCACCTACAGCTAAGGTCAAGAGTCCATACAAAATATAGACTGTGATTTCAGAACTAATCGGAGTCTCAGTCAGGCTTtggagctcatcatagcactgaagcagctctgatgaaagtcactaatgatattctcatggcctacGATAATGGACTTGtatctgtacttgtcctgttatattttttcatcaagctgatcacaatattctgttAGAAAAGCTTAAACGTTTTGGAAAgtcaatgaaaacaaaaactcccTTCATGTGGTATCGTAAGTCACTCCGACAGATACCAACGCAGCAGTGTTTTGAAACATGTAAGCAGCTGTTCTCAGGGAGAAGATGGCTTCACTCCACCCCACATGTTTAGGTTTGAAGTGTTTGTATTACGTCTGCTCTGGTCAGCCGATATAGCAGAGTGTGAGGTAGGGAGGGTTTGGAGAAGAGCAGAGCTGAGAGCAGACAAGAGGGCAGACTGTCGCTTagccaggggtgtgattactttgtctctgctctggttctcaataaagtgctgaaACTTGATGGAATCACCGTTTCCTTTTATTCAATAATAACTGGGGAATCGGTTCTCATTTATTTCTCAcaatctgttcactatttgactgaaaagtaaactattcaagcttCATGTTTGCACGGCTCCAATATGGCCGCTGCACATGTGCACTGGGCTGTTTGATGCCATTTGAGAAAAGGCCTGTTGACACCTGCACTAACTTAGGCATTTTCCTGCAAACTCTGTGTTGCTTTAAGACACATTTTGAAGAAACCGTGGCAGGAATCAACTTACCGCCTTCCTTTTTGTAGAGAGGACGGACTTATCTACAAATTGTGTTTCTAGGTGAATGTAGGACGACACAGTGAAGGCTAAAAATAGTGGATTTTGATGATTTCTGCCACCTCTGACTCCATTCATTTCTATGGGACTTTTGGACATCATTTTTCGGCAATTACGTCACCGTGGTAACTGCAAACACCAATAAAAGTAATAGCAAACATCTCGAGATGGAGATGCACGTTTTCATACCTATATTCTGGGGCTGCACCCTACGGTTCAGGCTGCATTATTGTCCATGAATTAATAatagagtccagtttagagggGGAGAGAAAtgggtgcctccatgcattacATTGCATTTTATGCTCCTTGCATTGCAGTGGCATTTCCCAatcatatatttacatatttgtgAAGATTTAAAGTATGAGAAGCCTGAAGATTTAATTTCATGTGCTGGACATGActagcttcattttttttttagctttctggaatatatttttatttctcacaacTGATAAACTCATGAAACATTAACCAAACTCCAGATGCTGGAGAAACTCATCGTCATTACTGAGTGAAACAAAGCAGCTTAATGCCAAGTGCAGCCATGAAGGGTCAGCCACTCATGATGGACATTCTTGTCAGACTAATGGAGAGGaaagaggagctgctgctgcaaagAGAGAACTTTGCTTCACAAACGGCATGTTTCAGgtgccttttaaaataaataatgtgtcTCTGCAGAACTTTTTGTGCAATTGACCTTCATTCAAAATGCATTCTTGAATAAAGAAgctttgttgggttttttttacttcctttgTTTCATTACCTGCATTGAAATCCAAAGaaagttgtatttttctttaattcagGGTAAATGTCCATGTTTCTGTAAAAGGGTTGACAAAAATCGATCAGGATTACATTTTCTGGCAGCTTTTGCCTTCCTGGGCTCTGGTGATAATGTAAAAACCCttcataaatataaaacatgagAAGTGTGGAGCAGGTGAGGCACAGAGCTGCTTTATTACACTGTTAGAAATACGAGGAAGAACTAAAAATGTGAAGAGAATGAAAGTGAAAGTATATTTGTGTGATTTGCTTAAAGTAACTGCAGAAGTGAGAGGTGTGAGGAAGCTTTTAATGGTCTCCTCCAGGTAAAGGATCCAGGCTGCAGTAGCGTTCAGATCCACTCCTCCTCACCACATGGTGGCGCTAGAGCAGCAATCCGCTGTTTGCTGACCGCCAATAAACACCAAGAAGTCTGATTTCCGCTACCAGCAGCTAGCTGCTGTTTCCATTGTTTGCTGCTGGACGCTTTCACAGCTTCCCACCATCCGAACCGCTCGGTCCACAACCAACCACACCCAACCAGGATCCAGTCCAGCAGGCGTCCCGGTTCCGACTGACCGCTGGATCCGCTCCAGAACCCGGAGGAGAAGCGGGACTCCCCCACGGCTCGGAGCTGGAAGCTGCACCGGGTGAGTCCAAAGGAGTCTTTAAGGCTCGGTTCCGACAGGCTGGAGGTCTGAGAGCCCAGCTGGACCTCAGCAGCTTCGCTCAGCGGGACCGGAACTTGATCCTGACGTTTCCTGTTCAGCTCCTGAACTTCAGGAGCCTCTGAGGTCTGGACAGACGAGTCTCAGTAGGAAGAAACGTGGAGGCTCACACTGTTGGTAAAGCAACGACATTAACGCGGTTCTAGGCGGTATTCTGTGcagaaaaacagctgaaacgtTCCGTCTGATGAACCCTGAAAGGCAGCAGCTGTCAGACCCACACGGATAACAGAGAGCTGCTAAAAACAGGTGCTGCCAATAGCAGCCATCAGGAAGCTGAAGTCGGGTACTATCCCGCTGCACCGAGTTTAGGGGCCATTCTATGTAACATTTCCCACCTGGAGCACAAACGTAACATGCAAAatgaaccgaaacaggtccacccccttagtaatggggagtcgttaaggtcgttagactgagaatcttcacctgCATAGAGCTGAGTAAAGTCATGACTAGCCCCCATTAATGTAGCCGGACAGGAAGGAAGTGGTAGTCAGGTTGGAACTGAAGAGTTTTAGAGCTCTGCAAAGACCAGATTTTATTGTTGGGATGATTCAAACCCTAAAAgataatgcattttctttattctgtCAGAAATGTGTAAGAAACCTTTCAGTCTGATCAGTTGCTGTTTCTCACAGGTTGCATCTCACAGCATTTCTTCCAAGAGCTTCAGCTGAAGAATCAGAACATCTGAAGACCAAACAGGTTCTGTAATTCATCTAGAAGGAGCAGAATGAAGGAAGAGGAGGGTGAGATGAAGATTGAGGAGGAGAACCATGAGAAGAAGGTCGAGGTGAAGCAAGAGAACCATGAGGTAAAGATTGATTTAAAGCAAGAGGATAATGATGAAGGTAAAGTTCAGGAGCACCAGGAGGACTACCAGGACCAAGAACCTGACCACCACACTTTGAACACCACGACCCGGAGCAGCAGAGCCTTTTCCTCTGATCCCAGTGATCTACAGGTCAGttcaggggtctcatttataaaactttacatagaatccatactaaaagtgtacgtacacccaaagaaagaaaacagcgtACACCAAAGAAATTCAGATAAAACACAATAGGTCAGCTGATCGTTTTCATCCTGTAGACGTGGCAAACAAAGGAGATAAAGCAAAGAAACggtaaaaagtttattaaatttgtaaatCAGAGATGAACGTACAGATTTGGCCCACATTAAAAGAACTCGTTAAAAACCTGATTGCTGTTTTTAACGTGAACGTAATGCTCCGCGTTGAAATTTCTCTGAGGCTCTGTGGTCCGATCAACATTCATAGGAGGGATGGAGACCAAGAGGAATGAGAGGTTTCCTCCACGATGATACGGATCATTATGTATAGTTCTGTCATCAGCACAAGTATGAATAACTGGAATAATACCACTGTTTGGACTGTTTATGGTAAAACTGATCTATGATTGAAGTCTGTTATGGAGTGAAactgaacgtctgagaggaatcatgatgcagtttgtcTGTAATTCACCACGTCACCATCTGCGTGACAcaaaatgagcgtacgcctgggtcagagttACTACGAGGACCACACAATTTCCcatcatgttttccttttttaatcatacttatAATCAAATCAGTGGGACGAAGTGTCTCAATTAAAAACCGAATAAAGAAGGGTAGAAAGGAAGATGTGTTTTTAGGATCAAAGAGGCTGCAACAGACATTATAACTAGAAGGTGGAGCTGTGAAGgaaagattaataaaaaaagataggAATTGAACATACAGAACCtaattatacactttttaaactaCAAAGAAATACTAGAAATTGTCACCACATGATATAATATATAAGATgttatattttactttatttttgttacattgtTGGCAAATTACACAAATCTCCTCATCTTTGTGCCTAATATGTACTTAAATCTATTTAATGTTTAGAAACCCCAGTTGCAAATGATTGGAAAACAAACTATTGTGGAAagcctcgagggccggtgtctttcaacttttagaggtttcccttaCCCGAAacatctgaatcaaatggctaatcTGCAACCTCTCCTAATGAGTTTGTATTAAAGTCATTTGGGTTGAGGAAGAGACtcgtctaaaagttgcaggacaccagtcTCTGAGGACTACTGCCCTAAAGGATTACATTTGGCAGGGGCAAGTAGCCCCAAGAGCAGCATGTCACACATGTTAGTAATgacagataaaaaaatctaacttacAAGAGACAGAGCCATTTATGTCaaaggaaacaaataaaagtctgtCGATGAAGCCTTGTTTGCTCCGGAGGATTTTATACGAGCTTGACATGTCGAGGCTTTCTCATTGGGGGAAAAACTGACTTAAAGTTCGAACTAAACTGTTCTCCTCACTCCAGGGTTCAAATTAGTGAAGAATCAAGTATAGTTCCTTTAAGACATCTTAGTTTCAAATTATCTTGGCTTTCTTACCttataacctttttttaaaaaaacataaagcttTAAGATAGTATTTATGTCTCCCTGTCTGAAATCGTAGGAACATGAAGACCATCGACAGACTGGTGGAGCCCTCAATGTACCAACAAGACCATCGAAAGGAAGGGTTTTTGGGCAgactttggaaaataaatacacCTGTAACCAGTGTGGtttaacatttgaaataaaatcttaTATGAAGATGCATCAATCAAAACACCATACAGAGAGACCATACCGCTGTGGCCAATGTGGAGCATCATTTCAATTGAAAACCTGTTTAAAGAGACACAAATTGATCCACACTGTGGAAAGACCATTCTGCTGTGACCAGTGTGGagcaacatttaaaagaaaatatgatttaaGGGTACATCTAAGAAGCCATGCTGGTGAGAGACCATACACCTGTGACCAATGTACTGCAACTTTCCAAAGAAAAGCTAGCTTGATGATACATCAACggatccacactggagagagATCATATAGCTATAACAAGCATGGAAAAACTTTTAGGACTTCATCTCCTTTAAAGATACATGAACGTATCTACAATGGGGAGAGAGCATACACCTGTGATCAATGTGGGGCATATTTTCAAACTAAATGGAGCTTAAGAAAACATCAACTGATCCACACGGGAGAGAGACCATACAGCTGTGACCAGTGTGCTGCAACTTTTCTAAGAAGAGATACCTTAATTGGGCATCAACggatccacactggagagagACCATACCGCTGTAGCAAGTGTAAAGGAACTTTTAAAACCCAGGCTGATTTAAAGAGACATCAACGAATCCACAATGAAGAGAGACCATACAGCTGTGACCGTTGTTCTGCAACTTTTCAAAGAAACGATAGCTTAATTGTGCATAAACggatccacactggagagagACCATACAGCTGTTACCATTGTGGAGCAACTTTTCAAACAACATCCAATTTGAAGGTGCATCATCGAATCCACACTAGAGAGAGACCAAACAATTGTgatgggccagaatctgtgaaTCTGGAGGCTGAGTAAAACGTAAGTAACTTCAAGAAAATGACTTAGGTCCTGTTGTGACAGGAAATATCCGAACTTTGCAAATGAAAAAATGCAGATCTGCAGAAATGTGTGAATGTTAGCTCATAGATGTTAAAGTGCCCTCAATTTCAGTAAATAACAGAGGTCCAAGGATTAAGGGCTCTGAATTCAGAAAGCTAACAGCTAATGACATGTGATGAACAAGAAACTTGGTTGGTGGGTTGTTGGACTCCTGATTTAGATTATCTTTACATTGAGTTTTGGATTTCCTTTAAATTCCACGAATTAGAATCTTTCTATTTCTTAATTCTTAAAATAGTTAAACTTTTCAAATCAAGTAGTTATTTATAATCGGCACACCCTCTCCTGTATGTTGGATTTTCCCTCAGTCATCAGACTATTGGATTACTCTTTGTTTCGTGGATTACTGATCAAATAAGGATTGCTCTGTATTTGGAGTCCCTGGACTACACCATGTTTTCCTTTCAAGGATCAGCTGAGTTACGGCATGCTGGGACTATTAGGACAGTGTGAAACCTGTTGTGGTGTTCCTATGTGGTATCTACTCAGCTGGTGAGAGTATTGTGTTGCTGTGCCCGCTAAGCTTGgcattaaagataaataaaaattcctATTGAAGTTTTGGGCATTCGATCATTGACTGACATTACTTTAGTTTTTGAATTCAGTAACAAACTGTGAATTTGTATGTTGAAAGGTTTTTAGAAAGTTTAGAAATTATTCTTGAGACCAAACCTAAAataactaccccccccccctttcaagGCCCGAAATCTAGCCTGATGACAAGTGGAAAATGACATTAAAAGGTTCCTGTTGCTAATGAATGCTGCTGGAGAAGGCTAGCTGGCTGCAGCTCTACTAAATCATGCTAATCCAACAGATGAAGATGGATGTGGCGCTCTGATGTCCGTCTGAACACCAGCTGAGAGAAACTCCCAGGAGACTGTGCTTGACGACCCTTCAGGACCCATAAAGAAACACTTGACTGTTTTTGGCCTTACTATGTTATTTCTGTATTATACAAAATCACTGTAAATTAATGAAAGCTACTGGTGACCTTAAATCATATTATAACATTTTTTGTCCAATGAGAGCATCGGGTTTTCAGAACCATAATGATGTCACCAAGTTTAACCCTTAGGTGATGAATTGACGTACAACAGTTAATCTAGAAGTGGCTGCAGAGGGATCTTTCTGTTTCTGGTAAATTAACTGCTGAAGGTGGATTAAGATGTGGTCATCCAATCTCTTCCTCTACATTAATGATGTCAATGAGAATCAgctgtttatttacacattttgtctgGAGGAACAAGCACTTCCAAATTAAAGAAATGGTCTAGAAAGAACTACAGAGgtcaaatagataaaaaaaaaactggagatgCCTGAATCATTCAGgaattttattttagataataTAGTTAAATAGTTTAACATTTATACTAAGCTGCAACTTTATTGTCACCAATTTGCCAGTTAAACTACCAATGTTTTATCAACAACCTCTACGCTGATGGAAACCGGGTCATAATCACAATTTTTCAACCCGTACAGAAATATGAAACAATTGTAATCGTTGATTTCTCACCAACAGCAGaagcttatttaaaaataactggATCAAAAGAGGTATAATCATTGTTGCAGTAGTACTATAGccataataacaatgaaaaatatccattaataaatcaaatgaaTGTCTATTGTAGAATTAGTGGACAATGTCAATGCAGTTGAAAGGTAACCTTCAAAATTCAATCATCTGGGGAGGGGCTGACGATGGACCCTCCTGAAATCTGATTGGGCAATCCAACCaagtagaagaagaattttacaGGACATAAAAGTAAACTAGagaataaataacataaaactgaagaaaaaattGCAGAAAAGATGAGATGTGGAAGaacaggaagatggttttataggATTAAAATGGCAGGAAAGATTTAAACCTGATAATAACTATACAtcattatacattttaaaatgcaaaagtaTGATACAGGGAGTTGTGAGCACTGTGGGGAGGATGAAACAGTAgaacttgttttatttgtatgtctGAAATATATGCAGGAAAGAGGATTTATGCTAGAATTTAAGAATATTAAATAAACGTTTAGCATAATAGCCACattgtaaattaatttatagAGCAAATATAAGGATTAATACAATTAGATATTTctagtatgtatgtatgtgtatgtacaTATTGagcaaattttgttttaatcacaCATATCCTGATAAAATATTGTTataatttttcatatttctatTGATCACAAAATATTTGGGTTTTGATcgcacattttaatttaaagtattttttgtttgattaaataataaaaatacaaatttctccccatacatacacacacttgTGATATAAAGCCATCAGGAACCAGACTCCAAccagaaggtggcggtaatgcacacctcCAGTTTTTTTTGCCAACCTCTAAGAAATAGGGCATGAAGAAGAGGAGCCAGAAATAATGGAGTCTAAAAGGAATATTAGGAACAGGGAGGAAATCAGGATTACAAATAAAGCTTTGTTCTGATTTTTACACAAAAGTACAAAGCTATAGGTGAAGGCTATAGTTACACAttcatgtacagtaggtggcggtatgcaccacTAATGTTGTTTGTGATCCGAATAAGAAGGATGATTGTGCTGTATTTCTAGAACTGAACATGTCAAATATATGGAAGCATAGCTGCTGCCTGAAAAGGTATgcttctcctccctgttaaaggggagttttcctctccactgtggcttcatgcatgctcagtatgagggattgctgcaaagccatcaacaatgcagacgactgtccactgtggctctacgctctttcaggaggagtgaatgctgcttggagagacttgatgcaacctgctgggtttccttagagaggaaactttctcaccaacctggaggatctgatggaatctgactttggaaagaaccttgatgatgatgtgatgtgaaatggtgctatatgaataaagttGAATGGAACTGAAGGGTTTATTATGAAATACGACTGAATAATTCAGAAGACAACACAAgatgcaataaaaacaaaccaattGAGCAACCTGAGTAATATTGCATTGGATATAgagattaaataaacaaagtcAGCCATTAAATTGGACCAATGGTTAATCTCAGAAGTGAACTTTTTGATGGATAAacaagatgacatgttgtgaattggcgctatagaaataaatttaattgaattatgcTTTTGCAGGCTTTCTGTAATCCTTTTCTGATCCATGGTGTAGCAGAGTATTCACctttctttgtgtatttttgatTGGACAGTATTTATCATATGTAAATGTGAGTTAGTTTATGAATGTTTCTTCAGGTTTAACTATTAGAGCATTAAGTCCCAATCTTGACTGACAGGATCCTCTCTAAATGCATCATTGACTCCTCTGTTCTCATTCCTTTGTACTGCTGTGTGTCGTCCTCAGCAGCTTTCATGTAACATCCATCCTAAAGAACAAACTATAGATGACATCATTAGTAAATAATCAATTTATTGTGTCATTATCTATCTGGTTTGTGAATATATTATCCATTAATCTGGTACTGTGAGTTCTAATCCTACTGGGTCTGGTGATTTTTGGACAAAGGCTCAAACTGTAAACTTTATTCATAAACTCTTCTGTAGATTTATGCTCTCTGAGTTTAGCAGATTGATATTTAAGTCCCAACAGATGAAAAATACCATATTATTTATAGTTGTGAATGTTAAACCctgctgcctcccccatcccacaGATTCATGGTCATATTCCCCCTTGGTACAGTTAATCTGTAGCCTGGTGACAATAATGTCTCTCACCCTTTCACCTCCTCGACCAGCTCCAGAATATTTACCTGTCTGCTGCAGCCTGACAGCAGAAACCTCCACTAACAGAATGTCAGGAGTCGGTTTAATGTCGTCAACCTCCTCAGCCGATGGCGTCTTCTTTGGGCCATGCCAAAGTTTGGCATGTTTTTATTCATGCATAGTGACGAGAAGTCGAGACGCCGCAAAAATTCAATCCATTTAtcaatgtttgttttgcatAAATTCAAGTCAGTTTGGGTTAAATCCACTTTCCTGAGTTCATCACTGAAAACAAGGTGACTTTATACACCTTTGGCCATGAAAGTGGTTAGAACACTGGATTTCCATTATTTAGATGAGTGGGGGAATACTTTTTGTTATATATGTCTAGTTTTTGAATTTGACGAAATTGTAGACCCATTTGCATGTGAGACACCCAGACTCTCATGCTACCCTTTACCCTTTGATCTTTAAGGTGAGCTTTTAACGGTTTTTAGGAATGTGCATCAGATATATCCCAAAGTCATCCTTTACCCATAATAGGCCCAGATCTACTTCATGTCAGCAGAGCCTTACATCTAACTTATTTAGGACCACCATCACTGGAGTGggtgaaacagaaatataattttattattatagctGATCTGGGTCGTTGGAAGTAGGGTTTATTTCCCTCCTGCACTTTGTTTTTATAATTGACCTTCATTTGAATACAGTAGATATCAATTGTTTAATTACAAGCATTGAAGTCACAGCaatgtttccttttattttcttaagtatttttcttttgatgcAGGGTAAATGTCCATGTTTCTGTAAACAGGTTGAAAAGAATTGATCAGAATTAAATTTGCTGGCACTTTTTGTCTTTCCAGGCTCTGGTAATGTAAAAATCCTTCATAAATATTTCCTATGGATGATAGGGACTGAAGTTGATAGTGTCacacctaaaacaggaaaattaataatttatttttatgaaaaggtgaaaaaataacattatatcCAACGAAAACTTTAGCAGAAAATTAGGAGACTCCCAGGGcctatgttttaaaaagaataagaTTTTGACTTCATGGGCttgacaaaaatatatttaaacaacTGCAAATGAAGAAAGAAACTGATTATATTTGTATTCATATTCTTCTTTCTGTCAACAAAAGAATGAACCATTAAACTGGTTTTCAGCAGCTTATTCATCAATGAAACCAGGTGTTTCTGatgtatttagaaaataaacattacaaTGAAAAAACGTGAGTTTTATTAAACTGTCAGAAGTacgaataaaaaagaaaaagctgagcAGAATTACTGTTAAACTGGATCTAACTGATTTGCTTAAAATAACCtcaaaaagtcaaatttatCAGCCAACGTTTGAAAGGATCCAGTTTTCTCCCCAGgtggtggcggtaatgcgccAACCTGCTGGTTCCCAACCACCGAGACACCAACGAAGAAGAGAAATCATTCTTATTTCCGGTAATCAGCTGTTAGCTGCTGTTTCCACTGTTTGCTGTTGGGTTCTTTAATTTATCCCCCAATTATCCGAACCGCTCGGTCCACAACCAACCACACCCAACCAGGATCCAGTCCAGCAGGCGTCCCGGTTCCGACTGACCGCTGGATCCGCTCCAGAACCCGGAGGAGAAGCGGGACTCCCCCACGGCTCGGAGCTGGAAGCTGCACCGGGTGAGTCCAAAGGAGTCTTTAAGGCTCGGTTCCGACAGGCT
This window encodes:
- the LOC118560805 gene encoding zinc finger protein 3-like, which encodes MKEEEGEMKIEEENHEKKVEVKQENHEVKIDLKQEDNDEGKVQEHQEDYQDQEPDHHTLNTTTRSSRAFSSDPSDLQEHEDHRQTGGALNVPTRPSKGRVFGQTLENKYTCNQCGLTFEIKSYMKMHQSKHHTERPYRCGQCGASFQLKTCLKRHKLIHTVERPFCCDQCGATFKRKYDLRVHLRSHAGERPYTCDQCTATFQRKASLMIHQRIHTGERSYSYNKHGKTFRTSSPLKIHERIYNGERAYTCDQCGAYFQTKWSLRKHQLIHTGERPYSCDQCAATFLRRDTLIGHQRIHTGERPYRCSKCKGTFKTQADLKRHQRIHNEERPYSCDRCSATFQRNDSLIVHKRIHTGERPYSCYHCGATFQTTSNLKVHHRIHTRERPNNCDGPESVNLEAE